One Mycolicibacterium crocinum DNA window includes the following coding sequences:
- the rpe gene encoding ribulose-phosphate 3-epimerase gives MKPLIAPSILSADFARLAEEAAAVEGADWLHVDVMDGHFVPNLTLGLPVVESLLKATDIPMDCHLMIDDPDRWAPGYAEAGAYNVTFHAEATENPVAVARDIRAAGAKAGLSVKPGTPLEPYLDILRDFDTLLVMSVEPGFGGQSFIAEVLSKVATARRLVDSGELTILVEIDGGINADTIEQAAEAGVDCFVAGSAVYGAGDPAAAVEALRRQAAAASQHLRI, from the coding sequence ATGAAACCGCTGATCGCCCCGTCGATCCTGTCCGCCGACTTCGCCCGCCTGGCCGAGGAGGCCGCCGCGGTCGAGGGCGCCGACTGGCTGCACGTCGACGTGATGGACGGCCATTTTGTGCCCAACCTCACCCTGGGCCTGCCGGTGGTGGAAAGTCTGCTCAAGGCGACCGACATCCCGATGGACTGCCATCTGATGATCGACGACCCGGACCGCTGGGCGCCCGGCTACGCCGAGGCCGGCGCGTACAACGTGACGTTCCACGCCGAGGCGACCGAGAACCCGGTCGCGGTGGCGCGCGACATCCGCGCCGCCGGCGCCAAGGCCGGCCTGTCGGTCAAGCCCGGCACCCCGCTCGAGCCCTACCTCGACATCTTGCGCGACTTCGACACCCTGCTGGTGATGTCGGTCGAGCCGGGCTTCGGCGGGCAGAGCTTCATCGCCGAGGTGTTGTCCAAGGTCGCGACGGCACGGCGGCTGGTCGACTCGGGCGAGCTGACGATCCTGGTGGAGATCGACGGCGGCATCAACGCCGACACGATCGAGCAGGCCGCCGAAGCCGGCGTGGACTGCTTCGTCGCGGGCTCGGCGGTCTACGGCGCCGGTGACCCGGCCGCCGCGGTCGAGGCGCTACGCCGGCAGGCCGCCGCCGCATCGCAGCATCTGCGGATATGA
- the ribD gene encoding bifunctional diaminohydroxyphosphoribosylaminopyrimidine deaminase/5-amino-6-(5-phosphoribosylamino)uracil reductase RibD, whose protein sequence is MTAPTPAEVEAAMRLAIDQSQRVKGSTYPNPPVGAVVLSAEGEVVGVGGTQPAGGPHAEVVALREAGERAVGGTAVVTLEPCNHHGRTPPCVDALIEARVAAVVYAVTDPNPVATGGSDRLRQNGIAVSDGVCAEEVAGGPLREWLHKQRTGRPHVTWKFATSVDGRSAAADGSSQWITSDAARADLHVRRAACDAIVVGTGTVDIDDPTLTARLPGGGLADRQPLRVVVGKREISPEANVLNDDSHTMVIRTHDPHEVIQALSDRTDVLLEGGPTLAGAFLRAGVINRILAYVGPILLGGPVTAVDDVGVPSIARALRWRYDGVDRIGPDLLLSLVPGN, encoded by the coding sequence ATGACGGCACCCACGCCGGCGGAGGTGGAGGCCGCAATGCGGCTGGCCATCGATCAGTCGCAGCGGGTCAAGGGTTCGACGTATCCGAATCCGCCTGTGGGAGCGGTCGTTCTGAGTGCCGAGGGGGAGGTCGTCGGTGTCGGCGGCACCCAGCCGGCCGGTGGTCCGCACGCCGAGGTGGTGGCGCTTCGTGAGGCGGGGGAGCGCGCCGTCGGTGGCACGGCGGTGGTCACCCTCGAGCCGTGCAACCACCACGGCCGCACCCCGCCCTGCGTCGATGCCCTGATCGAGGCTCGGGTGGCCGCTGTGGTCTACGCCGTCACCGATCCCAATCCGGTTGCCACTGGTGGCTCAGATCGCCTGCGCCAGAACGGGATCGCGGTGTCCGACGGTGTCTGCGCGGAGGAGGTGGCAGGCGGCCCGCTGCGGGAATGGTTGCACAAGCAGCGCACCGGACGCCCGCACGTCACATGGAAGTTCGCCACCAGTGTCGACGGCCGCAGCGCCGCTGCCGACGGCTCCTCGCAGTGGATCACCAGTGACGCCGCCCGCGCCGATCTGCATGTGCGCCGCGCGGCGTGTGATGCGATCGTGGTCGGCACCGGCACGGTGGACATCGACGACCCGACGCTGACCGCCCGGCTGCCCGGCGGCGGGCTGGCCGACCGTCAGCCGCTGCGGGTCGTCGTCGGCAAGCGGGAGATCTCTCCGGAAGCCAATGTGCTCAACGATGATTCGCACACGATGGTGATCCGCACCCATGACCCGCACGAGGTGATCCAGGCGCTGTCCGACCGCACCGACGTGCTGCTCGAGGGTGGCCCGACGCTGGCGGGTGCGTTCCTGCGGGCCGGCGTGATCAACCGGATTTTGGCCTACGTCGGGCCGATCCTGCTTGGCGGCCCGGTCACCGCCGTCGACGACGTCGGTGTGCCCAGCATCGCGCGGGCGCTGCGGTGGCGCTACGACGGTGTGGACCGGATCGGCCCGGATCTGCTGCTGAGTCTGGTGCCGGGGAACTAA
- a CDS encoding ATP-binding cassette domain-containing protein has protein sequence MADLRIKDLVVEYSRGEYAVRPIDGLSLDVSAGSLAILLGPSGCGKTTLLSCLGGILSPSAGRIEFGDVDLTKLDERELSVYRRNTVGIVFQAFNLVASLTALENVMVPLRAAKVPRNEARQRAEELLTRVGLADRMRHRPGDLSGGQQQRVAVARAIALDPPLVLADEPTAHLDYIQVEEVLGLIRELASGDRVVVVATHDTRMLPMADRVVELMPHLPVTEHEPENVELKSGQVLFEQGTLGDCIYVVSSGEVEIVRELSSGGEELLKVAGPGDYFGEMGPVFGLPRSATVRARTDATVVGYTVQAFREKLGATGSREIVEHKELED, from the coding sequence GTGGCAGACCTGCGGATCAAAGACCTCGTCGTGGAGTACTCCCGCGGCGAGTACGCGGTGCGCCCGATCGACGGGCTGAGCCTGGACGTCAGCGCCGGTTCGCTGGCAATCCTGCTCGGACCCAGCGGGTGTGGGAAAACCACGCTGCTGTCGTGCCTCGGCGGGATCCTCAGCCCGTCGGCCGGCCGCATCGAGTTCGGTGACGTCGACCTGACCAAACTCGACGAACGCGAACTGTCGGTGTACCGGCGCAATACGGTCGGCATCGTGTTCCAGGCGTTCAATCTCGTCGCCAGCTTGACCGCACTGGAGAACGTGATGGTGCCATTGCGGGCGGCCAAGGTGCCGCGCAACGAGGCGCGGCAGCGGGCCGAGGAGCTCCTCACCCGGGTGGGACTGGCCGACCGGATGCGGCACCGGCCCGGTGATCTCAGCGGCGGTCAGCAGCAGAGGGTGGCGGTTGCGCGGGCGATCGCGCTGGACCCCCCGCTCGTGCTGGCCGACGAACCCACCGCCCATCTGGACTACATCCAGGTGGAGGAGGTGCTGGGTCTGATCCGTGAACTCGCCTCCGGCGATCGGGTGGTGGTGGTCGCGACGCATGACACCCGGATGCTGCCGATGGCCGACCGGGTGGTGGAGCTGATGCCCCACCTGCCCGTCACCGAGCACGAGCCGGAGAACGTGGAACTCAAGTCCGGACAGGTGCTCTTCGAGCAGGGCACCCTCGGTGACTGCATCTACGTGGTGTCCAGCGGTGAGGTCGAGATCGTGCGCGAATTGTCAAGCGGTGGTGAGGAACTGCTGAAGGTCGCCGGTCCGGGCGACTATTTCGGGGAAATGGGACCGGTGTTCGGGCTGCCCCGCTCGGCGACAGTCCGGGCGAGAACAGACGCGACGGTGGTCGGCTACACGGTGCAGGCGTTCCGGGAAAAGCTGGGCGCCACCGGATCTCGGGAGATCGTCGAGCACAAAGAGCTGGAAGATTAG
- a CDS encoding ABC transporter permease, with translation MLIAALRDLQWRKRRFVIAIVGTGLVFAMTLVLTGLANGFRVEATRTVDALGFGSYLVKTGAPGPFLGSSPFPAAQLQQVTKIRGLTAVVPLVYGSATMPDGGSARNVNVFGALPRGPGMPPMTSGRVPTLPYEMAVSSTMNRPVGARVEIGSKTMEVVGIVDDSTALAGQPNIFLTVEGAQQLLFSGQQLLSSIGMNGTPASIPSGFRTVDRAGAVEDLSRALKGARQAMTLMAGLLWVVAALIVGSMIYVSAIERTRDFAVFKAVGVPARSILGGLAVQAVIVAVLAALLGGVLSVVLGPLFPMRVDIPTAAFVALPILAVVIGLLASVAGLRRAVTVDPALAFGGP, from the coding sequence ATGCTGATCGCTGCCTTGCGAGATTTACAGTGGCGCAAGCGACGTTTCGTGATCGCGATCGTCGGCACCGGTTTGGTGTTCGCGATGACACTTGTTCTGACCGGACTTGCCAACGGTTTTCGGGTCGAGGCCACCCGTACGGTCGACGCGCTCGGGTTCGGCAGCTATCTGGTGAAAACCGGTGCGCCAGGGCCGTTCCTGGGGTCGTCACCGTTCCCGGCCGCTCAGCTGCAGCAGGTCACGAAGATTCGGGGCCTCACCGCCGTGGTGCCGTTGGTCTATGGCAGCGCCACCATGCCCGACGGCGGATCGGCCCGCAATGTCAACGTGTTCGGCGCGTTGCCGCGCGGCCCAGGAATGCCGCCGATGACGTCCGGCCGGGTGCCGACCCTGCCTTACGAGATGGCGGTCTCGAGCACGATGAACCGTCCTGTGGGAGCTCGCGTTGAAATCGGTTCCAAGACAATGGAAGTCGTCGGCATCGTCGATGACTCGACAGCACTGGCCGGCCAGCCCAACATCTTTCTCACCGTGGAGGGCGCCCAACAGCTGTTGTTCTCCGGCCAACAGTTGCTGTCCTCGATCGGCATGAACGGAACGCCCGCGTCAATACCGAGCGGCTTCCGCACCGTCGATCGCGCCGGCGCGGTCGAGGATCTGTCTCGTGCGCTCAAGGGTGCACGTCAGGCGATGACGCTGATGGCCGGGCTGCTGTGGGTGGTCGCCGCGCTGATCGTCGGGTCGATGATCTACGTGTCGGCCATCGAACGCACCAGAGACTTCGCGGTTTTCAAGGCCGTCGGAGTACCGGCACGTTCGATCCTCGGCGGCCTCGCCGTGCAGGCGGTGATCGTCGCGGTACTGGCCGCGCTGCTCGGCGGTGTGCTGTCGGTGGTCCTCGGCCCCCTGTTCCCGATGCGGGTGGACATCCCGACGGCGGCGTTCGTGGCCCTGCCGATCCTGGCCGTGGTGATCGGCCTGCTGGCCAGTGTGGCGGGTCTGCGCCGCGCGGTGACCGTCGACCCGGCGCTGGCGTTCGGAGGGCCCTGA
- a CDS encoding type 1 glutamine amidotransferase domain-containing protein, whose protein sequence is MSNELSGKKIAFLVAPEGTEQVELTKPWEAVEQAGGTPELVSTEVGKIQAFNHLTPADTFAADKAADAVSVSDYDGLVLPGGVANPDYLRTKPAAVELAKSFFDAGKPVAVICHGPWTLVEADVVEGRRITSWPSLQTDLRNAGADWVDEEVVVCTGGPNTLISSRKPDDLPAFCGKLVEAFAG, encoded by the coding sequence ATGAGCAACGAACTTTCCGGCAAGAAGATCGCATTCCTGGTTGCCCCCGAAGGCACCGAACAGGTCGAGCTGACCAAGCCGTGGGAGGCCGTCGAACAGGCCGGCGGCACCCCGGAACTGGTGTCCACCGAGGTCGGCAAGATCCAGGCATTCAACCACCTCACTCCCGCCGATACTTTCGCGGCCGACAAGGCCGCCGACGCGGTGTCGGTGTCCGACTACGACGGACTGGTGCTGCCCGGCGGTGTCGCCAACCCTGATTACCTGCGCACCAAGCCGGCCGCGGTCGAACTGGCCAAGAGCTTCTTCGACGCAGGCAAGCCAGTGGCCGTCATCTGTCACGGACCGTGGACGCTGGTCGAGGCCGACGTCGTCGAGGGACGCCGGATCACGTCCTGGCCGAGCCTGCAGACCGACCTGCGCAACGCCGGCGCCGACTGGGTCGACGAAGAAGTCGTGGTGTGCACCGGTGGCCCGAACACTCTGATCTCCAGCCGCAAGCCCGACGATCTGCCGGCTTTCTGCGGAAAATTGGTGGAAGCTTTCGCTGGATAG
- the lysA gene encoding diaminopimelate decarboxylase, translating to MSDPDVLGLFPAGSRIDGGVLSVGGCRLDELAAEFGTPVMVVAEDAVRQRAREYLSAFRDRWARSDVAFASKAFPCTAIQRLAAEEGLLLDVAGGGEIVTALAAGADPARMLLHGNAKTDEEIEMAVGSGVGLIVVDNFDDIDRLERIVEPGRRQGCLVRVVPGIEADTHAAVATGHAGSKFGLLPADARVAIERIRRSKVLRCDGVHTHVGSQLLDAEQLAAAVEPVAELGSFDVYDFGGGLGVRYTYADRPPSVDVYAQTMIEKARSLIPAEARIIVEPGRSMTAAAACTVYRVTTVKHGVVTHVAVDGGMGDNLEVSLYGQRFEATLVDRVGGGADVTVVGRHCESGDQLIDGVPLDDPAVGDLLAVPVTGAYCYTMSNQYNGARRIPVVFAGDGDARLVVRRDTWADLVARDV from the coding sequence ATGAGCGATCCCGACGTGCTGGGCCTGTTCCCGGCCGGCTCCCGGATAGACGGTGGCGTGCTGAGCGTCGGCGGCTGCCGGCTGGATGAACTCGCCGCCGAATTCGGTACCCCGGTCATGGTGGTCGCCGAGGATGCTGTGCGGCAGCGGGCCAGGGAGTACCTGAGCGCCTTCCGCGATCGATGGGCTCGAAGTGACGTGGCGTTCGCTTCGAAAGCGTTTCCCTGCACCGCAATCCAGCGCCTCGCCGCCGAGGAAGGGCTGCTGCTCGACGTCGCAGGCGGGGGAGAGATCGTCACTGCACTGGCCGCCGGAGCCGACCCGGCGCGGATGCTGTTGCACGGCAATGCGAAGACCGACGAGGAAATCGAGATGGCCGTCGGTAGCGGTGTCGGTCTGATCGTCGTCGACAACTTCGACGATATCGATCGACTGGAACGCATCGTCGAGCCTGGCCGTCGGCAGGGGTGCCTGGTGCGCGTGGTGCCGGGCATCGAGGCCGACACCCATGCCGCCGTCGCCACCGGGCACGCCGGCTCGAAATTCGGTCTGCTGCCCGCGGACGCGCGAGTGGCAATCGAGAGGATCCGCCGCAGCAAGGTGCTGCGCTGTGATGGCGTCCACACCCACGTCGGCTCGCAGCTACTCGATGCCGAGCAGCTGGCCGCCGCCGTGGAGCCCGTCGCCGAACTCGGCAGCTTCGACGTCTACGACTTCGGCGGCGGACTCGGCGTGCGCTACACCTACGCCGATCGGCCGCCGTCGGTGGACGTCTACGCGCAGACGATGATCGAGAAGGCCCGCAGCCTCATCCCCGCTGAGGCCCGCATCATCGTCGAACCCGGCCGCTCGATGACCGCAGCCGCGGCATGCACGGTTTACCGCGTCACCACCGTCAAACACGGGGTGGTCACCCACGTCGCGGTCGACGGCGGCATGGGTGACAACCTCGAAGTGTCGCTGTACGGCCAGAGATTCGAGGCCACGCTCGTCGACCGGGTGGGCGGCGGCGCCGACGTCACTGTGGTCGGCAGACACTGCGAATCTGGCGATCAGCTGATCGACGGTGTGCCCCTTGATGATCCGGCCGTCGGCGACCTGCTGGCCGTTCCCGTCACCGGGGCGTACTGCTACACGATGTCCAATCAGTACAACGGGGCGCGCAGGATTCCGGTGGTCTTCGCCGGGGACGGCGACGCCAGACTCGTTGTGCGCCGCGACACCTGGGCCGACCTGGTGGCCCGCGACGTGTGA
- a CDS encoding MFS transporter encodes MAESLDTGAHRAQASGRSRRIVISAGSLAVLLGALDTYVVVTIMVDIMSTVGIPVNKLQQVTPIITWYMLGYIAAMPLLGRLSDRFGRKLMLQLSLVTFAVGSVVTALSTDLTMLVIGRLVQGVAAGALLPVTLALAADLWSARSRAAVLGGIGAAQELGSVLGPLYGIGVVLLLGKWQDVFWINVPLTLIAMVLIHFSLPSHDRTANPEKVDLVGGILLAIALGLAVIGLYNPNPDGKTLLPPHGLVLVIGAVVAAIAFFVWERFARTRLIEPAGVRFVPFLASLGTSLCAGAALMVTLVNVELFGQGVLGKDQTQAAFLLLHFLIALPIGALIGGWVATRIGDRIVAVVGMLISAGAYLLVSHWGTNVASTRHDLGFISLPVIDTDLALAGFGLGLVIGPLTSAALRVVPAAQHGIASSLVVVARMTGMLIGVAALSAWGLYRFNQILATLPSPGGNSLAAKIAGEAERYRTAFAMQYGSIFFVTVIVCLVGAALALFIGGKQAHLDETDDAPSLTASH; translated from the coding sequence ATGGCTGAGTCTCTGGACACTGGCGCCCACCGGGCGCAAGCCTCCGGCCGCAGCCGCCGGATCGTGATCAGCGCGGGCAGCTTGGCCGTGCTGCTCGGGGCGCTCGACACCTACGTCGTCGTCACGATCATGGTCGACATCATGTCGACCGTCGGCATCCCGGTGAACAAGCTGCAGCAGGTCACGCCGATCATCACGTGGTACATGCTGGGCTACATCGCGGCCATGCCGCTGCTGGGCCGGTTGTCCGACCGGTTCGGACGCAAGCTGATGCTCCAGCTGTCGCTGGTCACGTTCGCGGTCGGCTCGGTGGTGACGGCCCTGTCTACCGACTTGACGATGCTGGTGATCGGCCGGCTCGTCCAGGGTGTCGCCGCCGGCGCCTTGCTGCCCGTGACGCTGGCGCTGGCTGCCGACCTCTGGTCGGCCCGGAGCCGCGCCGCGGTGCTCGGCGGAATCGGCGCAGCCCAGGAACTGGGCAGCGTGCTGGGCCCGCTGTACGGCATCGGCGTGGTGCTGCTGCTGGGCAAGTGGCAGGACGTGTTCTGGATCAACGTGCCGCTCACCCTGATCGCCATGGTGCTGATCCACTTCAGCCTGCCGTCGCATGACCGCACCGCGAATCCGGAGAAGGTCGACCTCGTCGGCGGCATCCTGCTCGCGATCGCGTTGGGTCTGGCCGTGATCGGCCTGTACAACCCGAACCCCGACGGCAAGACCCTGCTGCCGCCGCACGGCCTGGTCCTCGTCATCGGCGCAGTCGTCGCGGCGATCGCCTTCTTCGTCTGGGAGCGCTTCGCGCGCACCCGGTTGATCGAACCGGCAGGCGTCCGATTTGTGCCGTTCCTGGCGTCGCTGGGCACCTCGCTGTGCGCCGGCGCGGCACTGATGGTCACGCTGGTCAACGTCGAACTGTTCGGCCAGGGTGTCCTCGGAAAGGACCAGACGCAGGCCGCATTCCTGTTGCTGCACTTCCTGATCGCGCTGCCGATCGGTGCGCTCATCGGCGGCTGGGTCGCCACCCGGATCGGCGACCGGATCGTCGCCGTGGTCGGCATGCTGATCTCAGCGGGCGCCTACCTGCTGGTGTCGCACTGGGGCACCAACGTGGCCAGCACCCGTCACGATCTCGGCTTCATATCGCTGCCGGTGATCGACACCGACCTGGCGCTGGCCGGCTTCGGCTTGGGGCTGGTCATCGGTCCGCTCACCTCGGCTGCGCTGCGAGTGGTGCCGGCGGCGCAGCACGGCATCGCATCCTCGCTCGTTGTGGTGGCCCGCATGACGGGCATGCTGATCGGCGTCGCGGCGCTGAGCGCCTGGGGTCTCTACCGGTTCAACCAGATCCTCGCCACGCTGCCCAGCCCGGGCGGCAACAGTCTGGCCGCCAAGATCGCCGGCGAAGCGGAGCGCTACCGCACCGCATTCGCCATGCAGTACGGCTCGATCTTCTTCGTCACCGTGATCGTGTGCCTGGTCGGCGCCGCACTGGCCCTGTTCATCGGCGGCAAGCAAGCACACCTCGACGAGACCGACGACGCACCGTCGCTGACCGCTTCGCACTGA
- a CDS encoding LppX_LprAFG lipoprotein encodes MPTCRRMFAVLAALFATAALFVAGCSSSSKPSEPLPDATGLLQQSIQVTKGLKSAHLDITVGGKIEGLPVKKLTGDLTNVPATAVSGNSTISMGGSDVDIQLVVLDGTLYAALTPNNWLDMGPAKDIYDPSVVLNPDNGLANWLASISDAKSEASETINGVDTVRITGKVSADAMNKLIPLKATSPLPATVWIQKADPHQLVQAKADTGNGSSIQITLSEWDKPVTVTKPAV; translated from the coding sequence ATGCCGACGTGCCGCCGAATGTTTGCCGTCCTTGCCGCCCTCTTCGCAACAGCAGCGCTGTTCGTGGCGGGCTGCTCGTCCTCGTCCAAGCCCTCCGAGCCGCTACCGGATGCGACCGGACTGCTGCAGCAGTCCATTCAGGTCACCAAGGGCCTAAAGAGCGCCCACCTCGACATCACTGTCGGCGGCAAGATCGAAGGCCTACCCGTCAAGAAGCTCACCGGCGATCTGACCAACGTCCCCGCGACCGCGGTGTCCGGAAACTCGACGATCTCGATGGGCGGCTCGGATGTCGACATCCAGCTGGTCGTCCTCGACGGCACCCTCTACGCCGCCCTGACCCCGAACAACTGGCTCGACATGGGCCCCGCCAAGGACATCTACGACCCCTCGGTGGTCCTCAACCCCGACAATGGCCTGGCTAACTGGCTCGCCAGCATCTCAGATGCCAAATCGGAGGCCAGCGAGACCATCAACGGCGTGGACACCGTCCGCATCACCGGCAAGGTCAGCGCCGACGCGATGAACAAGCTGATCCCGCTCAAGGCGACCAGCCCCCTGCCCGCCACCGTGTGGATCCAGAAGGCCGACCCGCATCAGCTGGTGCAGGCCAAGGCCGACACCGGCAATGGCAGCAGCATCCAGATCACATTGTCGGAGTGGGATAAGCCGGTCACCGTCACCAAGCCCGCCGTCTGA
- a CDS encoding riboflavin synthase has product MFTGIVEELGEIVGKDDLADSARFVIRGPVVTADARHGDSIAVNGVCLTVVEVLPGGQFSADVMAETLNRSSLAAVDVGSAVNLERAAAVNSRLGGHIVQGHVDGTGHVVSRTPSEHWEIVRIALPPELSRYVVEKGSITVDGISLTVSGLGDDWFEVSLIPTTLALTTLGRAPVGTPVNLEVDVIAKYVERLLGDRDR; this is encoded by the coding sequence GTGTTCACCGGAATCGTCGAGGAACTGGGTGAGATCGTCGGAAAGGATGACCTGGCGGACTCCGCCAGATTCGTCATCCGCGGGCCCGTCGTCACCGCGGATGCCCGCCACGGCGACTCGATCGCCGTCAACGGTGTCTGCCTGACTGTCGTCGAGGTGCTGCCCGGCGGTCAGTTCAGTGCCGACGTGATGGCCGAGACGCTCAACCGGTCCAGCCTGGCCGCGGTCGACGTCGGCAGTGCGGTGAACCTCGAGCGCGCGGCGGCGGTCAACAGCCGCCTCGGCGGCCATATTGTGCAGGGCCACGTCGACGGCACCGGTCATGTGGTGTCCCGCACGCCGTCCGAGCATTGGGAGATCGTGCGGATCGCCCTGCCGCCGGAGTTGTCGCGCTACGTGGTGGAGAAGGGCTCGATCACCGTCGACGGCATCTCGCTGACGGTGTCCGGCCTCGGTGACGACTGGTTCGAGGTGTCGCTGATCCCGACCACCCTGGCGCTGACCACGCTGGGCCGCGCACCGGTCGGCACGCCGGTGAATCTCGAAGTTGATGTCATCGCCAAATACGTGGAGCGACTGCTCGGCGACCGCGACCGCTAA